One part of the Vicia villosa cultivar HV-30 ecotype Madison, WI linkage group LG6, Vvil1.0, whole genome shotgun sequence genome encodes these proteins:
- the LOC131612435 gene encoding short-chain dehydrogenase TIC 32 B, chloroplastic-like → MVGVISLITGMAGPSGFGSASTAEKVTEGIDASNLTAIITGGASGIGLETTRVLALRNVHVIIAARSMESAEKAKQQIIQENKFARVDVMKLDLCSTKSVRSFVDNFLALDLPLNILINNAGIMFCPFKLSEEGIEMQFATNHLGHFLLTNLLLDKMKQTAKTTGIEGRIINLSSIAHRYPYCRKGIRFDKINDKNGYSSKKAYGQSKLANILHANELSRRLQEEGVNITANSVHPGVIMTPLMRYSSYLMKFLKIFSFYIWKNVPQGAATTCYVALHPNVKGVTGKYFVDCNEFKPSSFAKNKQLAKKLWDFSDKLINSISKA, encoded by the exons ATGGTGGGTGTTATTTCGTTGATAACAGGTATGGCTGGTCCAAGTGGGTTTGGATCAGCTTCAACTGCTGAGAAGGTTACTGAAGGAATTGATGCTAGCAACCTTACTGCTATTATCACAG GAGGAGCAAGTGGTATTGGGTTGGAGACAACAAGAGTGTTGGCTCTTAGGAATGTGCATGTCATCATTGCAGCAAGAAGCATGGAATCTGCAGAGAAAGCCAAGCAGCAAATAATACAAGAGAACAAGTTTGCACGAGTGGATGTAATGAAACTTGACTTGTGTTCAACAAAATCTGTCAGATCATTTGTGGACAATTTCCTTGCTCTTGATCTTCCTCTCAACATCTTAAT AAACAATGCTGGGATCATGTTTTGTCCCTTCAAGCTTTCAGAAGAAGGGATTGAGATGCAGTTTGCAACAAACCATCTTG GTCATTTTCTGTTGACAAATCTTCTTCTTGACAAAATGAAACAAACTGCAAAAACAACTGGAATAGAGGGAAGGATCATAAATCTATCATCAATTGCTCATAGATACCCTTACTGCAGAAAGGGGATTAGATTTGACAAGATCAATGATAAAAATGG tTATTCTAGTAAAAAGGCCTATGGACAATCCAAGTTAGCCAACATATTACATGCAAATGAACTATCCCGTCGTCTTCAG GAAGAGGGTGTGAATATTACAGCCAACTCTGTTCATCCAGGAGTAATAATGACTCCTCTTATGAGATATTCTTCTTACCTTATGA AATTCTTGAAGATCTTCAGCTTCTACATATGGAAGAACGTCCCACag GGAGCAGCTACAACATGCTATGTTGCACTTCACCCAAACGTGAAAGGTGTGACTGGGAAATACTTTGTGGATTGCAATGAATTCAAGCCAAGTTCATTTGCTAAAAATAAACAGTTAGCAAAGAAACTTTGGGATTTTAGTGACAAGTTGATCAACTCAATCTCAAAAGCTTGA
- the LOC131614724 gene encoding uncharacterized protein LOC131614724 yields the protein MSLWLSNLFRLRFTTPWPILTYATTWVTLLTITVAVASISPQVTFVSAISPSSLFSQKCENDGFLRMPLDVPGEVLCFPSHLFVKSKIDLIVPPIFAALIVAASTCVVRAVGLFVEE from the coding sequence ATGTCTCTTTGGCTCTCTAACTTGTTCCGTTTACGTTTCACAACACCATGGCCAATACTCACCTATGCAACCACTTGGGTAACACTCTTAACCATTACGGTGGCAGTGGCGTCAATCTCACCGCAAGTTACGTTCGTTTCAGCGATTTCTCCTTCTTCTTTGTTCTCTCAGAAGTGTGAAAACGATGGGTTCCTTAGAATGCCATTGGATGTTCCCGGAGAGGTTCTATGTTTTCCTTCTCATTTGTTTGTGAAGTCTAAGATTGATTTAATTGTTCCTCCAATCTTTGCTGCCTTGATAGTAGCAGCTTCTACTTGTGTGGTCAGAGCTGTTGGATTGTTTGTGGAAGAATGA
- the LOC131612436 gene encoding UNC93-like protein 3 codes for MAFVITRRDEETPLVVADESLLQLQPHKRHTRDVHILTVSFLLIFLTYGAAQNLQSTLNTEEDLGTISLGILYLSFTFFSVFASLAVRILGSKNALIIGTSGYWLYLAANLKPNWYTLVPASVYLGFCASIIWVGQGTYLTSTARSHAIDNNLHEGAVIGDFNGEFWSVYALHQFIGNLITFSLLSDGQGGGTIGTTLLFVVFLFVMTFGAILLCFLHKRSGKIEEGYKHSEADAGESKSLKSLCSSLTSALSDVKMLLIIPLIAYSGLQQAFVWAEFTKYIVTPAIGVSGVGIAMAAYGAFDGICSLAAGRLTSGLTSITSIVSFGAFVQALALILLLLNFSISSGFLGTSYILFLAALLGIGNGVLMTQLNALLGMLFKHDMEGAFAQLKIWQSATIAIVFFVAPYISLQAVIIVMLVVLCLSFCSFLWLALKVGNASSLSTSE; via the exons atggCTTTTGTAATTACTCGCCGCGACGAAGAAACGCCATTGGTTGTTGCAGATGAATCACTGCTTCAACTTCAACCACACAAAAGGCACACAAGAGATGTTCATATTTTGACTGTATCGTTTTTATTGATCTTTCTTACTTATGGAGCTGCTCAAAATTTACAGAGCACTCTCAACACT gaGGAGGATTTGGGTACGATTTCGCTTGGGATACTTTATTTGTCGTTTACGTTTTTTTCTGTGTTTGCTTCTTTGGCGGTGCGGATTCTTGGATCTAAGAATGCTTTGATTATTGGAACTTCTGGTTATTGGCTCTACTTGGCTGCAAATTTGAAGCCTAATTG GTATACACTGGTTCCGGCTTCTGTGTATCTCGGGTTTTGTGCTTCTATTATATGGGTTGGACAGGGAACATATCTAACTTCCACTGCACGCAGTCATGCTATAGATAACAATTTACATGAAGGTGCAGTGATTGGTGACTTCAATGGAGAATTCTGGAGTGTGTATGCACTTCATCAG TTTATTGGAAATCTTATTACATTTTCTCTACTCAGTGATGGGCAG GGAGGAGGTACCATCGGCACAACTTTATTGTTTGTAGTCTTCCTTTTTGTCATGACCTTTGGTGCTATACTACTGTGCTTCCTGCATAAACGGAGTGGTAAGATTGAGGAAGGATACAAGcattcagaagctgatgctggTGAATCAAAGTCCCTCAAGTCTCTATGTAGCTCACTCACAAGTGCATTGTCTGATGTGAAGATGTTGTTGATCATACCCCTTATAGCATATTCAGGTCTACAACAAGCATTTGTGTG GGCGGAATTTACCAAGTACATTGTAACTCCAGCAATTGGTGTCTCCGGTGTTGGTATTGCAATGGCAGCATATGGAGCTTTTGATGGAATA TGTTCTCTAGCCGCTGGTCGTCTCACCTCTGGTCTCACATCCATTacatcaatagtttcttttggagCTTTTGTTCAGGCTCTTGCACTGATATTACTTCTGCTAAATTTCAG CATATCTAGCGGATTTCTCGGTACTTCATATATACTCTTTTTGGCTGCATTATTGGGCATCGGCAACGGAGTTCTAATGACGCAGCTCAATGCTTTGCTAGGAATGCTATTTAAGCATGACATG GAAGGGGCTTTTGCACAGCTAAAGATATGGCAAAGCGCTACAATTGCTATCGTGTTCTTTGTGGCCCCATACATTTCACTCCAAGCAGTTATCATAGTGATGTTGGTTGTACTATGCCTGTCATTCTGCAGTTTTCTATGGTTGGCTCTCAAGGTGGGGAATGCATCATCACTCTCCACCAGTGAGTGA
- the LOC131614725 gene encoding uncharacterized protein LOC131614725 translates to MHPDKSPGPDGFNSAFFQNFWAICGDDIFYAATSWLECGFFPPTINDTNICLIPKGVNPISMKDFRPISLCNVVYKIVLKALANRLKVLLDKCVSEEQSAFVEGRSILNNAMIATEIIHTLEKKDERANLTEVRYLMSLLDTYAAAAGEEINLTKSEVLFSHNLSLPAQEDLANIMGVRHVLGTGKYLGLSSMIGRSKKAIFSFIKNHIWNRINSWKGRSLSRAGKKIMIKSVLQAIPTCIMSIFILPDVVVNEIEKMLNSFWWGGGSNNKGIRWKAWDKLTCPKADGGLGFRDFKAFNFAMVAKQGWFLMTNPNVLVSRIFKARYFLRSSFLDSKLGYNPSFVWRSIWKVREVLTLECRWRIGDGRNIRVMNEPWLRGSREGCLMGPQNQVVRDILQVPLTKEAAEDRMV, encoded by the exons ATGCACCCAGATAAATCCCCGGGGCCGGATGGATTTAATTCGGCGTTCTTTCAGAATTTCTGGGCTATTTGTGGGGATGACATTTTTTACGCGGCGACGTCGTGGTTGGAATGTGGGTTTTTTCCTCCTACCATAAATGATACTAATATCTGCCTTATCCCTAAAGGGGTAAATCCTATTTCCATGAAGGATTTTAGACCCATCTCGTTGTGTAATGtggtttataaaattgttttgaaaGCTCTTGCTAATAGACTGAAGGTGCTTCTAGATAAGTGTGTGTCCGAGGAACAATCTGCGTTCGTGGAGGGTAGATCCATTCTTAATAATGCTATGATTGCTACAGAAATTATACATACCCTCGAAAAGAAGGACGAAAG GGCAAATCTTACGGAAGTTAGATATCTAATGAGTTTACTTGACACCTATGCAGCTGCAGCTGGTGAGGAGATTAATTTGACAAAATCAGAAGTATTATTTAGTCATAACTTAAGCCTGCCGGCGCAAGAGGATCTTGCAAATATTATGGGAGTTCGGCATGTGCTGGGAACAGGAAAATATTTGGGATTGTCGTCTATGATAGGAAGGAGCAAGAAggctattttttcttttattaagaaTCACATTTGGAATCGCATCAATTCTTGGAAAGGGCGATCTTTATCCCGAGCAGGTAAAAAAATTATGATCAAGTCAGTTTTGCAAGCTATTCCAACTTGCATCATGAGCATCTTCATTCTTCCGGATGTGGTTGTTAATGAGAttgaaaaaatgttaaattcaTTTTGGTGGGGTGGAGGTTCTAACAACAAAGGAATAAGATGGAAGGCTTGGGATAAATTGACTTGTCCGAAAGCTGATGGAGGCTTGGGTTTTCGGGATTTTAAGGCGTTTAACTTTGCTATGGTGGCTAAGCAAGGCTGGTTCCTCATGACAAATCCGAATGTTTTAGTGTCCAGAATCTTCAAAGCGAGGTATTTTCTGAGATCTAGTTTTCTTGATTCTAAGTTGGGTTATAATCCTAGCTTTGTTTGGCGGAGTATTTGGAAGGTTAGAGAAGTCCTTACTCTTGAATGTAGATGGCGGATTGGTGATGGTAGAAACATAAGGGTTATGAATGAACCATGGCTAAGGGGGAGTAGAGAAGGTTGTTTAATGGGTCCTCAAAATCAAGTGGTTCGAGATATTTTACAAGTTCCATTGACAAAAGAAGCAGCTGAAGACCGTATGGTCTAG
- the LOC131612437 gene encoding UNC93-like protein 3 produces MASAITHRDEETPLVVTDESPLQLQPHKSHSRDVHILSLAFLLIFLAYGAAQNLQSTLNTEEDLGTTSLGILYLSFTFFSVFASLVVRILGSKNALIIGTSGYWLYVAANLKPNWYTLVPASVYLGFCASIIWVGQGTYLTSTARRHAVDNNLLEGAVIGDFNGEFWGAFALHQFIGNLITFALLSDGQGGSTKGTTLLFVVFVFVMTFGAILMCFLHKGSGNSKKGYEHSEAADAGESKSLKSLCRSLTSALSDVKMLLIIPLIAYSGLQQAFVWAEFTKYVVTPAIGVSGVGISMAAYGAFDGICSLAAGRLTSGLTSITSIVSFGAFAQTVVLILLLLNFSISSGFLGTLYILFLAALLGIGDGVLMTQLNALLGMLFKHDMEGAFAQLKIWQSATIAIMFFAAPYISFQAVTIVMLVLLCLSFCSFLWLALKVGNASSLSTSE; encoded by the exons ATGGCTTCTGCAATTACTCATCGCGACGAAGAAACTCCATTGGTTGTTACCGATGAATCACCGCTTCAACTTCAACCGCATAAAAGCCACAGCAGAGATGTTCATATTTTGAGCTTAGCGTTTTTATTGATATTTCTTGCTTATGGAGCTGCTCAAAATTTACAGAGCACTCTCAATACT gaGGAGGATTTGGGTACGACTTCGCTTGGGATATTATATTTGTCGTTTACGTTTTTTTCTGTGTTTGCTTCTTTGGTGGTGCGAATTCTCGGATCTAAGAATGCTTTGATTATTGGAACTTCTGGTTATTGGCTCTATGTCGCTGCCAATTTGAAGCCCAATTG GTATACACTGGTTCCAGCTTCTGTGTATCTTGGGTTTTGTGCTTCTATAATATGGGTTGGACAGGGAACATATCTAACTTCCACTGCACGCAGACATGCTGTAGATAACAATTTACTCGAAGGTGCAGTAATTGGCGACTTCAATGGGGAATTCTGGGGTGCGTTCGCGCTTCATCAG TTTATTGGAAATCTTATTACATTTGCTCTACTCAGTGATGGGCAG GGGGGAAGTACCAAAGGCACAACTTTATTGTTTGTTGTATTCGTTTTCGTTATGACCTTCGGTGCCATACTAATGTGCTTCCTGCATAAAGGGAGTGGTAATAGTAAGAAAGGATACGAGCATTCAGAAGCTGCTGATGCTGGTGAATCAAAGTCCCTTAAGTCTCTATGTAGATCACTCACAAGTGCATTGTCTGATGTGAAGATGTTGTTGATCATACCCCTTATAGCATATTCAGGTCTACAACAAGCATTTGTATG GGCGGAATTTACCAAGTACGTTGTAACTCCAGCAATTGGTGTTTCCGGTGTTGGTATTTCGATGGCAGCATATGGAGCTTTTGATGGAATA TGTTCTCTGGCTGCTGGTCGTCTCACCTCTGGCCTCACATCCATTacatcaatagtttcttttggagCTTTTGCTCAGACGGTTGTACTAATTTTACTTCTGCTAAATTTCAG CATATCTAGCGGATTTCTCGGTACTTTATATATACTATTTTTGGCTGCTTTATTGGGCATCGGTGATGGAGTTCTAATGACGCAGCTCAATGCTTTGCTAGGAATGCTATTTAAGCATGACATG GAAGGGGCTTTTGCACAGCTAAAGATATGGCAAAGCGCTACAATTGCTATCATGTTCTTTGCGGCCCCGTACATTTCATTCCAAGCAGTTACCATAGTCATGTTGGTTCTATTATGCTTGTCATTCTGCAGTTTTCTATGGTTGGCTCTCAAGGTGGGGAATGCATCATCACTCTCCACCAGTGAGTGA
- the LOC131610078 gene encoding eukaryotic translation initiation factor 3 subunit A-like — MTSFLKPENALKRAEELINVGQKQDALQTLHDLITSKRYRAWQKTLERIMFKYVELCVDMRKGRFAKDGLIQYRIICQQVNVSSLEEVIKHFMHLSTEKAEQARSQAQALEEALDVDDLEADKRPEDLMLSYVSGEKGKDRSDRELVTPWFKFLWETYRTVLEILRNNSKLEALYAMTAHRAFQFCKQYKRTTEFRRLCEIIRNHLANLNKYRDQRDRPDLSAPESLQLYLDTRFEQLKIATELELWQEAFRSVEDIHGLMCMVKKTPKPSLMTVYYVKLTEIFWISSSHLYHAYAWFKLFLLQKSFNKNLSQKDLQLIASSVVLAALSVPPHDRTHGASHLELEHEKERNLRMANLIGFNLESKPDSREVLSRSSLLAELASKGVMSCVSQEVKDIYYLLEHEFLPSDLALKVLPLLNKISKLGGKFTFASSVPEVHFSQYVPALEKLATLRLLQQVSNVYQSMKIENLAGMIPFFEFSVVEKISVDAVKQKFLSMKVDHMKNVVIFCKTSLEADGLRDHLANFAEQLNKARQMICPPDAKRSKHGSLLPTLPEVVAKEHKRLLARKSIIEKRKEEQERQLLEQEREEESKRLRLLKITEEAERKRLETEVELRKKQRLKMEMEEKDKEEAQAILQEAEKRFKRKGKKPIIDGGVISKKTLMELALIEQHREKQEMEKKLQKLAKTMDYLERAKREEAAPLIEAAYQQRLVEERVLHEHEQQQEVELSRQRHAGDLNEKERLSRMMGHKEIYQERVVSHRQAEFNRLRREREERISRILQSRRQERDKMRKLKYYLKVEEERRQKLREEEEARKHEEAERKKKEQAEHQAKLDEIAEKKRRREQEIEEKIEREKREALLGRPAEPAMRAHEPPARPLESRPAVAVASTAPAPGKYVPKFRRAGAEATAAPPPEADRWGNSGSRPDGDRWDRGTSFGGGSRSSSSWSSSRNSRDRP; from the exons ATGACGTCATTCTTGAAGCCTGAAAATGCCCTCAAAAGGGCAGAAG AGTTGATCAATGTCGGGCAGAAGCAGGATGCTCTTCAGACTCTGCACGACCTTATTACTTCGAAAAGATACCGAGCATGGCAGAAAACTCTCGAACGGATTATGTTTAAGTATGTAGAGCTATGTGTTGACATGAGGAAAGGACGGTTTGCTAAGGATGGGCTTATTCAGTACCGTATCATATGTCAGCAAGTGAATGTTAGTTCGCTGGAGGAGGTGATTAAGCATTTCATGCACCTGTCAACAGAGAAAGCTGAGCAAGCTCGTAGCCAGGCTCAGGCCTTAGAAGAGGCTCTTGATGTTGATGACTTGGAGGCTGATAAAAGGCCTGAGGACTTGATGCTGAGCTATGTCAGTGGAGAGAAGGGAAAGGATCGATCCGACCGGGAGCTTGTTACCCCTTGGTTTAAATTTCTTTGGGAAACTTACAGGACAGTGCTGGAGATATTGCGGAACAACTCCAAGTTGGAAGCCTTATATGCT ATGACAGCTCACCGAGCTTTCCAGTTTTGTAAGCAATACAAAAGAACAACTGAATTCCGGAGACTTTGTGAAATCATTAGAAATCATTTGGCTAATCTTAACAAATATCGGGACCAACGAGACCGACCTGATCTTTCTGCTCCTGAAAGCTTGCAATTATATCTGGATACAAGATTTGAGCAGCTGAAAATTGCCACTGAGCTTGAACTCTGGCAG GAAGCTTTTAGGTCTGTTGAAGATATACATGGGTTAATGTGCATGGTCAAGAAAACTCCAAAACCATCATTGATGACAGTTTACTATGTTAAGTTGACTGAAATATTTTGGATATCTTCAAGTCATTTATATCATGCATACGCGTGGTTCAAACTCTTTTTGCTACAAAAAAGCTTCAACAAAAATCTGAGTCAGAAGGATTTGCAATTGATAGCTTCATCTGTTGTTCTAGCTGCACTCTCAGTGCCTCCTCATGACCGCACTCACGGTGCATCTCATTTAGAATTAGAGCATGAAAAGGAGCGGAATTTGAGGATGGCTAATCTCATAGGCTTTAATCTCGAATCTAAGCCCGATAGTAGAGAAGTG CTCTCAAGGTCATCACTTCTTGCTGAACTG GCATCAAAGGGTGTAATGTCTTGTGTTTCACAAGAAGTGAAAGACATTTACTATCTTTTGGAACATGAATTTCTACCCTCGGATCTCGCACTAAAAGTACTACCCTTgctaaataaaatttcaaaattaggggGTAAGTTTACCTTTGCTTCATCGGTTCCAGAGGTGCATTTTTCGCAGTATGTCCCAGCACTTGAAAAGTTAGCTACCTTGAGGTTGCTACAACAG GTGTCTAATGTGTACCAATCAATGAAGATTGAAAACTTAGCTGGAATGATTCCTTTCTTTGAGTTTTCCGTTGTGGAAAAAATTTCCGTAGATGCTGTTAAGCAGAAGTTTCTGTCGATGAAAGTTGACCACATGAAAAATGTTGTCATTTTCTGCAAGACG AGTCTTGAGGCTGATGGATTGAGGGATCACTTGGCCAATTTTGCCGAGCAGTTGAACAAGGCGAGGCAAATGATCTGTCCTCCTGATGCAAAACGATCTAAACACGGAAGCTTGCTTCCAACCTTGCCAGAGGTTGTAGCCAAAGAACACAAGAGGCTTCTTGCTCGGAAATCAATTATTGAGAAGAGGAAAGAAGAACAAGAACGACAACTTCTTGAACAGGAACGTGAGGAGGAGTCTAAGAGGTTAAGACTGCTTAAAATTACTGAAGAAGCAGAACGAAAGCGGCTTGAAACTGAGGTTGAGCTGAGGAAGAAACAAAGACTTAAAATGGAAATGGAGGAAAAAGATAAAGAGGAAGCTCAGGCTATACTTCAGGAAGCTGAAAAGCGCTTTAAGAGAAAGGGTAAAAAGCCCATCATAGACGGG GGTGTAATTTCTAAGAAAACCTTGATGGAGTTGGCTTTGATTGAACAACACCGGGAGAAGCAGGAAATGGAGAAGAAATTGCAGAAATTAGCTAAAACCATGGATTATTTGGAAAGAGCAAAGAGAGAAGAGGCTGCTCCGCTTATTGAAGCTGCATATCAACAACGCCTAGTGGAAGAGAGGGTTCTTCATGAGCATGAGCAACAA CAAGAGGTAGAACTGAGCAGACAGCGCCATGCTGGAGATCTCAATGAGAAAGAGAGGCTTAGTCGAATGATGGGCCATAAA GAGATATATCAAGAGAGAGTTGTCAGTCATCGCCAAGCAGAATTTAACAGATTGAGAAGAGAAAGGGAGGAGCGTATATCTAGGATTTTACAGTCCAGGAGGCAGGAGAGGGATAAAATGAGGAAGTTGAAGTATTATCTAAAAGTTGAAGAAGAGAGACGGCAAAAATTGCGCGAGGAGGAAGAAGCTCGTAAGCACGAAG AGGCTGAGAGAAAAAAGAAGGAACAGGCTGAACACCAAGCAAAATTGGACGAGATCGCTGAAAAGAAGAGGAGAAGGGAACAAGAAATCGAAGAAAAAATTGAGAGGGAAAAGAGGGAAGCATTACTGGGCAGACCAGCTGAACCAGCTATGAGGGCTCATGAGCCTCCTGCCCGTCCATTGGAGTCTCGCCCTGCCGTTGCTGTAGCTTCCACAGCCCCAGCTCCCGGGAAATATGTTCCGAAGTTCCGGCGAGCAGGAGCTGAAGCCACAGCTGCTCCTCCTCCAGAAGCAGATCGATGGGGCAACAGTGGCAGCAGGCCAGATGGTGACAGGTGGGACCGTGGCACTTCATTTGGTGGGGGTTCCCGGTCATCTTCATCATGGTCATCTTCCAGGAATTCGCGTGATCGTCCGTGA